The sequence GATTGCCGCCGAACCTTCCATTTTGTTGCACACTAGCGATGAAGGTAAAACTTGGACGAGCATTCCTTTAAGCGAAAAATTACCCGGAAATCCAGTTAATATCGTGGCTTTTGGTGACAATAAAGCTGAAATGGCTACCGATGTCGGAGCAATATATAAAACTGAAGATGGCGGTAAAAACTGGAAAGCACAAGTAGCAGAATCTGTAGGAGTTGTCCGCAATATTGAACGCTCCGAAGATGGTAAATACATTGCTGTTTCCGGTAAAGGTAACTTTTACTCCACTTGGGAACCAGGACAAAATGCTTGGGTTCAGCACAACCGCAACAGTTCCCGCAAAGTCGAAAACATGGGTTTTGCTCAAAATGGGCAAATGTGGATGTTAGCCAGAGGCGGACAAGTACAATTTAGCGAACCAAATAGTTTAGAAGAATGGCTTGATGCTCAATACCCAGAACTATCAACCAGTTGGGGTTTGCTCGATTTAGCTTACCGTACTCCATCCGAAATTTGGCTCAGTGGCGGTAGCGCTAACTTACTCCACAGCAGCGATGGAGGACAAACTTGGGAAAAGGATCGCGATGTAGAAGATGTCGCAACAAATTTTTACAAAGTAGTTTTCTTATCTCCCGAGAAAGGATTTGTGATCGGAGATCGGGGCTTTTTATTGAAGTATCAGCCTGATATTGCACCGTCAACGGAGTCATCCGCAGCTTAATCAGTGAACAGTGAGCAGTGAACAGTCTTAGCGAAGCGTGTCCCGAAAGGGACATACAGTGAGCAGTGATTGATAAAAAACCATAACCCTCTGGGTGAAGAACTGATAACTGACTAACTGATAACTGAATTAATTATGAGAATTTGTTGCAACTTGTAACTCTTTCTTAACTTTGTAGGATAATAAACACATACTTGATGTTTTGATAGGTTAAGCAAATGAGTGGAACTACCGGAGAACGTCCGTTTTCAGACATTATTACTAGTATTCGTTACTGGGTAATCCACAGCATCACAATTCCTGCGTTATTTATTGCAGGCTGGTTGTTTGTAAGCACCGGATTAGCATACGATGCATTTGGTACCCCTCGTCCAGATACCTATTTCACCCAGGAAAGGCAAGAAGTGCCATTAGTGAACGATCGTTTTGAAGCTAAAAATCAAGTTGACGTATTTACTGGAAACTAGTTTTAAATTATGACAAGCTCAGATAACATCAACCAACCAATACAATATCCAATTTTTACCGTTAGATGGCTGGCGGTTCACACTTT comes from Rivularia sp. PCC 7116 and encodes:
- a CDS encoding photosynthesis system II assembly factor Ycf48, whose product is MKIGRRIIALLAIALMCFGCSSVPSMSYNPWEVISLPTDSKLFDIAFTDDPNHGFIVGNKATLLETKDAGETWNPIVLQVGDENYRFNAIDFHGNEGWIAAEPSILLHTSDEGKTWTSIPLSEKLPGNPVNIVAFGDNKAEMATDVGAIYKTEDGGKNWKAQVAESVGVVRNIERSEDGKYIAVSGKGNFYSTWEPGQNAWVQHNRNSSRKVENMGFAQNGQMWMLARGGQVQFSEPNSLEEWLDAQYPELSTSWGLLDLAYRTPSEIWLSGGSANLLHSSDGGQTWEKDRDVEDVATNFYKVVFLSPEKGFVIGDRGFLLKYQPDIAPSTESSAA
- the psbE gene encoding cytochrome b559 subunit alpha — translated: MSGTTGERPFSDIITSIRYWVIHSITIPALFIAGWLFVSTGLAYDAFGTPRPDTYFTQERQEVPLVNDRFEAKNQVDVFTGN
- the psbF gene encoding cytochrome b559 subunit beta, yielding MTSSDNINQPIQYPIFTVRWLAVHTLAVPTVFFLGAIAAMQFIQR